The following proteins are co-located in the Streptomyces sp. NBC_00435 genome:
- a CDS encoding NAD(P)/FAD-dependent oxidoreductase — translation MTQSSPPRHAVVIGGSLAGLLAAAVLAEHTTVTIIEADTLPDGPEPRRGLPQARHTHLLWSGGARAIEEILPGITDDWTAAGAFRRSLPTDLVTKTAQGWLPRHDEMQFNISCSRDLLDSVIRSRVIGLPGVTTLQQTRVRALEGTAERITGVRVDTDGEENRLVTADLVVDASGRGSRARAWLQALGVSGLREARVDSGLVYATRIFEAPEGAHAMGFPIINVQSDPRVPVPGQTATIVPIENGQWQATLSGTRGGQPTADPEAFIPFAKGVRDPIVGELLEGRKPLTDVAVTQGTANRRIFFEKAELPDGFFAAGDSVATFNPLYGQGMTVAAQGLLAVRTLLRAKGLAHPSIGREAQRAIAPQVAVAWDLATSQDILYPGATGMEPRTGAGLLNAYVDRLMTGATTKESLTAALLQVITMNRAPTYWVRPGVVWEVLRASGQGALKAAPLTSAERRIAGLDQDGPAAPAIPVEVPVQSSGVPDASLLSEVDTAGPADPIGQAR, via the coding sequence ATGACCCAGTCTTCCCCGCCCCGCCACGCCGTCGTCATCGGCGGCAGTCTGGCCGGCTTGCTCGCGGCAGCAGTCCTCGCCGAGCACACGACGGTCACGATCATCGAAGCGGACACCCTGCCGGACGGCCCCGAGCCGCGCCGCGGACTCCCCCAGGCCCGCCACACCCACCTCCTGTGGTCGGGTGGCGCACGCGCCATCGAGGAGATCCTGCCCGGCATCACCGACGACTGGACCGCCGCCGGCGCCTTCCGCCGGAGCCTGCCCACCGACCTGGTCACCAAGACCGCCCAGGGCTGGCTGCCGCGCCACGACGAGATGCAGTTCAACATCTCCTGCAGCCGCGACCTCCTCGACTCGGTGATCCGCTCCCGCGTCATCGGACTGCCCGGGGTCACCACCCTGCAGCAGACCCGGGTCCGGGCCCTGGAAGGGACGGCCGAACGGATCACCGGGGTCCGGGTGGACACCGACGGTGAGGAGAACCGTCTGGTCACCGCCGATCTCGTGGTCGACGCGAGCGGTCGCGGCTCCCGGGCCCGCGCCTGGCTGCAGGCGCTCGGCGTCAGCGGGCTCAGGGAGGCCCGGGTGGACTCCGGGCTCGTCTACGCGACCCGCATCTTCGAGGCGCCCGAGGGTGCCCACGCCATGGGCTTCCCCATCATCAACGTGCAGTCCGACCCCCGGGTGCCCGTACCCGGCCAGACCGCGACGATCGTCCCGATCGAGAACGGGCAGTGGCAGGCCACCCTGTCCGGCACCCGCGGCGGCCAGCCCACCGCCGACCCCGAGGCCTTCATCCCGTTCGCCAAGGGGGTCCGCGACCCCATCGTCGGCGAGCTCCTCGAGGGCAGGAAGCCGCTGACCGACGTCGCCGTCACCCAGGGCACCGCCAACCGGCGGATCTTCTTCGAGAAGGCCGAACTCCCCGACGGTTTCTTCGCCGCCGGCGACTCGGTCGCCACCTTCAACCCGCTCTACGGCCAGGGCATGACGGTCGCCGCCCAGGGCCTGCTGGCCGTCCGTACGCTGCTGCGCGCCAAGGGACTGGCGCACCCGTCCATCGGCCGCGAGGCGCAGCGGGCCATCGCCCCGCAGGTGGCCGTCGCCTGGGACCTCGCCACGTCCCAGGACATCCTGTACCCGGGTGCCACCGGGATGGAGCCGCGCACCGGGGCCGGACTGCTCAACGCGTACGTCGACCGGCTGATGACGGGCGCCACCACCAAGGAATCGCTCACCGCCGCGCTGCTCCAGGTGATCACCATGAACCGGGCGCCCACGTACTGGGTCCGCCCGGGCGTGGTCTGGGAAGTGCTGCGCGCCTCCGGGCAGGGCGCCCTGAAGGCGGCGCCGCTGACCTCCGCCGAGCGCAGGATCGCGGGCCTGGACCAGGACGGCCCGGCCGCCCCCGCGATCCCCGTCGAGGTCCCGGTGCAGTCCTCCGGCGTCCCCGACGCCTCCCTGCTCTCCGAGGTCGACACCGCGGGCCCCGCCGACCCCATCGGACAGGCGCGGTGA
- a CDS encoding toxin-antitoxin system, toxin component codes for MKTTRAMRKLGDDLLDAAHLTPPAEAADILAGLCGAYAGLRGGRPVEFRFASFPPDTASGLWLGMDDRDLLVIEERTRPEHQLVIACHELWHMDEGTCGRHGPGMTVAARLTGPHGGLAELLRSDHGLGSVVRQAAARADREDPAEIRAETFGLHLGKILKAFLPPSREEQVPEAIERIKSSFGWGR; via the coding sequence ATGAAGACCACACGGGCCATGCGGAAGCTCGGCGACGATCTGCTGGACGCCGCGCACCTGACCCCACCCGCTGAGGCCGCCGACATCCTCGCAGGCCTCTGCGGCGCCTACGCGGGCCTCCGCGGCGGGCGCCCGGTGGAGTTCCGGTTCGCCTCCTTCCCCCCGGACACGGCCAGCGGGCTGTGGCTGGGGATGGACGACCGGGACCTCCTCGTCATCGAGGAGCGGACCCGGCCCGAACACCAGCTCGTGATCGCCTGCCACGAGCTGTGGCACATGGACGAGGGCACCTGCGGCCGCCACGGCCCGGGCATGACCGTGGCCGCCCGGCTGACGGGCCCCCACGGCGGCCTCGCCGAACTGCTGCGCTCCGACCACGGGCTGGGCTCCGTGGTCCGCCAGGCGGCCGCCCGTGCCGACCGGGAGGATCCGGCGGAGATCCGCGCGGAGACCTTCGGACTGCACCTCGGCAAGATCCTCAAGGCGTTCCTTCCACCATCCCGGGAAGAACAGGTCCCCGAAGCGATCGAGCGGATCAAGAGCTCGTTCGGCTGGGGACGTTGA
- a CDS encoding helix-turn-helix domain-containing protein → MTTAAPLTVGTLLRTWRERRAISQLELAGRADSSSRHISFVETGRSRPSEEMVLRLADHLDVPMRDRNALLLAAGYAPRYAHTPLDDPSMGVLREGLERLLTGYEPYPALVVDSTYDVVAANRGIMMLMEGLPEHLLAGPLNAMRLTLHPEGLAPRIRNLPEWRGHLLAQMERQIALARSAPLRALYEEVAAYPVAASPDRPGGDGTGDGTGPDEAVPYIALPLRIEHDGHLLSFVSSISTFNTPMDVTVAELAIETLLPADPATAKYLRSLIP, encoded by the coding sequence ATGACGACTGCTGCGCCGTTGACGGTAGGCACCTTGCTGCGCACCTGGCGGGAGCGGCGCGCGATCAGCCAGCTGGAGCTGGCGGGCCGCGCCGACTCCTCCTCCCGGCACATCAGCTTCGTGGAGACCGGCCGCTCGCGGCCGAGCGAGGAGATGGTGCTGCGCCTCGCGGACCATCTGGACGTACCGATGCGGGACCGCAACGCCCTCCTGCTGGCGGCCGGTTACGCGCCGCGGTACGCGCACACCCCGCTGGACGACCCCTCGATGGGCGTGCTCCGCGAGGGGCTGGAGCGGCTGCTGACCGGCTACGAGCCGTACCCGGCGCTGGTGGTGGATTCCACGTACGACGTGGTGGCGGCCAACCGGGGGATCATGATGCTGATGGAGGGGCTGCCCGAGCACCTGTTGGCGGGACCGCTGAACGCCATGCGGCTGACCCTGCATCCGGAGGGTCTCGCCCCGCGGATCCGCAACCTGCCCGAGTGGCGGGGTCACCTGCTGGCCCAGATGGAGCGGCAGATCGCACTGGCCCGCTCGGCGCCGCTGCGCGCCCTGTACGAGGAGGTGGCGGCGTATCCGGTGGCCGCGTCGCCGGACCGCCCCGGCGGCGACGGCACCGGCGACGGCACCGGACCGGACGAGGCGGTCCCGTACATCGCGCTCCCCCTGCGGATCGAGCACGACGGACACCTGCTCTCCTTCGTCTCCTCCATCTCGACCTTCAACACGCCGATGGACGTGACCGTCGCCGAGCTGGCCATCGAGACACTGCTCCCGGCCGACCCGGCGACGGCGAAGTACCTGCGGTCACTGATTCCCTGA
- a CDS encoding hydroxysqualene dehydroxylase codes for MTRTGNSRRTFIAGAAATAGALSGAGALATPAEAATGAAGVAAKAAGRPAAAGPPRSVAVLGGGVAGLTAAHELAERGYAVTVYERRALGGKARSMNVPDSARGGRRPLPAEHGFRFIPGIYHNLPDTMRRIPFPGNANGVWDNLVAPREMMFARAGGREDLRAPIPWPEHSPAELTPEELRRALTGILQSLVRLPPHETAYFVDRALVFLTSCDERRDEQWERTPWWEFTRAARMSSEYQRILAIGVTRNIVATKAEEASTRTVGTLGEAFVFNLLGRGADGPPDRILNLPTNEAWIDPWETHLRSLGVEFRIGWTVREVRYGDGRVSGVLVEDPAGAARTVTADHYVSALPVEHARRTWSPALRAADPMLGRCDLLETDWMTGIQFYLTERAALVHGHLNCIDSPWSLTAIQQAEHWTSRNFPADYGDGTAVDCLSVDISEWDKPGILYGKTAKECTREEVAREVWAQLKASLNDTGQTLLSDGKLHSWFLDPGVDGIGTPHPTNQDQLLIHPTGTFHNRPSAGTRIPNFFLSGDYVSVDIDLATMEGANASARAAVNSLLERDGSAAGRCTVKPLYRAPEVESLKRHDLWRYRLGLRNVFDLG; via the coding sequence GTGACGCGCACAGGAAATTCCAGGCGCACGTTCATCGCGGGGGCCGCGGCCACCGCGGGCGCGTTATCCGGCGCCGGGGCCCTGGCCACCCCGGCCGAAGCCGCCACCGGAGCCGCCGGGGTCGCGGCGAAGGCCGCCGGCAGGCCCGCCGCGGCCGGGCCGCCCCGCAGCGTGGCGGTCCTCGGCGGCGGGGTCGCCGGCCTCACCGCCGCGCACGAGCTGGCCGAACGCGGCTACGCCGTCACCGTGTACGAGCGCCGGGCGCTCGGCGGCAAGGCCCGCAGCATGAACGTGCCCGACAGCGCCCGGGGCGGGCGCCGCCCGCTCCCCGCCGAGCACGGCTTCCGCTTCATCCCGGGGATCTACCACAACCTGCCCGACACGATGCGGCGCATCCCCTTCCCCGGCAACGCCAACGGCGTCTGGGACAACCTGGTGGCCCCGCGCGAGATGATGTTCGCCCGGGCGGGCGGCCGCGAGGACCTGCGCGCACCGATCCCCTGGCCGGAGCACTCCCCCGCCGAGCTGACCCCCGAAGAACTGCGCCGGGCCCTCACCGGGATCCTCCAGTCGCTGGTCCGGCTGCCGCCGCACGAGACCGCGTACTTCGTCGACCGCGCGCTCGTCTTCCTCACCAGCTGCGACGAGCGGCGCGACGAGCAGTGGGAGCGCACCCCGTGGTGGGAGTTCACCCGGGCCGCCCGGATGTCGAGCGAGTACCAGCGCATCCTCGCCATCGGCGTCACGCGCAACATCGTGGCGACCAAGGCAGAGGAGGCCTCCACCCGTACGGTCGGCACGCTGGGCGAGGCTTTCGTCTTCAACCTGCTGGGGCGCGGCGCGGACGGCCCGCCGGACCGGATCCTGAACCTGCCGACCAACGAGGCCTGGATCGACCCGTGGGAGACCCATCTGCGCTCGCTCGGCGTGGAGTTCAGGATCGGCTGGACGGTGCGCGAGGTCCGGTACGGGGACGGCCGCGTGAGCGGGGTCCTGGTCGAGGACCCGGCCGGCGCCGCGCGGACCGTCACCGCCGACCACTACGTCAGCGCGCTGCCCGTCGAGCACGCCCGCCGCACCTGGAGCCCGGCGCTGCGGGCCGCCGACCCGATGCTCGGGAGGTGCGACCTGCTGGAGACCGACTGGATGACCGGCATCCAGTTCTACCTCACCGAGCGCGCGGCCCTCGTGCACGGACACCTCAACTGCATCGACTCGCCCTGGTCGTTGACCGCGATCCAGCAGGCCGAGCACTGGACCTCGCGCAACTTCCCGGCCGACTACGGGGACGGCACGGCGGTGGACTGCCTGTCGGTGGACATCTCCGAGTGGGACAAACCCGGGATCCTGTACGGGAAGACGGCCAAGGAGTGCACCCGCGAGGAGGTCGCACGCGAGGTGTGGGCGCAGCTGAAGGCCTCGCTCAACGACACCGGGCAGACCCTGCTGTCGGACGGGAAGCTGCACTCGTGGTTCCTGGACCCGGGGGTGGACGGGATCGGCACGCCGCACCCGACCAACCAGGACCAGTTGCTGATCCATCCGACCGGGACCTTCCACAACCGACCGAGCGCGGGGACCCGCATCCCGAACTTCTTCCTCAGCGGGGACTACGTGTCCGTCGACATCGACCTGGCGACGATGGAAGGAGCCAACGCCTCGGCCCGCGCGGCGGTCAACTCCCTCCTGGAACGAGACGGTTCGGCGGCCGGGCGGTGCACGGTGAAACCGCTGTACCGGGCCCCGGAGGTGGAGTCCCTCAAACGGCACGACCTGTGGCGCTACCGGCTGGGCCTGCGGAACGTCTTCGACCTGGGGTGA
- a CDS encoding 4a-hydroxytetrahydrobiopterin dehydratase has protein sequence MSSEPLSQKEIEDRLRELPGWAFEDDRIFRTYRLGSHFAASALVSHIASVQEELNHHSDLTLGYNTVRVSMNTHDAGDAVTDADFALAERVESLAPAHGAA, from the coding sequence ATGTCGAGCGAGCCGCTGTCGCAGAAGGAGATCGAGGACCGGTTGCGGGAACTCCCGGGCTGGGCCTTCGAGGACGACCGCATCTTCCGCACCTACCGGCTGGGCAGCCACTTCGCGGCGAGCGCCCTCGTCAGCCACATCGCCTCCGTGCAGGAGGAGTTGAACCACCACTCCGACCTCACCCTCGGCTACAACACCGTCCGCGTCTCCATGAACACCCACGACGCCGGGGACGCCGTCACCGACGCCGACTTCGCCCTGGCCGAGCGCGTGGAGTCCCTCGCCCCCGCCCACGGCGCCGCCTGA
- a CDS encoding class I SAM-dependent methyltransferase, with the protein MLDYDAEAGAYDATRGGVPRAEAAAAAVLGLLPPVTATLLDLGCGTGIVTTRIAATRPGLRVLGLDTSHGMAAVALARGVPVVLASGTRLPVRAGSLDAVSAVWLLHLLRAPGAVAAVIAEAGRVLRPGGVFVTTVDKDSAHDVGSDIDAVLAPHLTPTPADAAAEVAAHAAPAGLRPAGEAHFTGHGQGRTPRRSAAALLAGQYASRVRPRGISPRELADRLELLPDQDTPRAEPAYRLRAFVRD; encoded by the coding sequence CTGCTCGACTACGACGCCGAGGCCGGGGCCTACGACGCCACGCGTGGCGGGGTCCCGCGCGCCGAGGCCGCGGCCGCCGCTGTCCTCGGCCTGCTCCCGCCGGTCACCGCGACCCTGCTCGACCTCGGCTGCGGCACCGGCATCGTCACCACCCGCATCGCCGCCACCCGCCCCGGACTGCGCGTCCTCGGGCTGGACACCTCGCACGGGATGGCCGCCGTCGCGCTCGCCCGGGGGGTCCCGGTGGTCCTCGCCTCCGGGACCCGGCTCCCGGTCCGCGCGGGCTCGCTCGACGCGGTGAGCGCGGTCTGGCTGCTGCACCTGCTGCGGGCACCGGGTGCGGTGGCCGCCGTGATCGCCGAGGCCGGGCGGGTGCTGCGGCCCGGCGGGGTGTTCGTCACCACCGTCGACAAGGACTCCGCCCACGACGTCGGCAGCGACATCGACGCCGTGCTCGCACCCCACCTCACCCCGACCCCCGCCGACGCCGCGGCGGAGGTCGCCGCCCACGCGGCACCGGCCGGCCTGCGCCCGGCCGGTGAGGCCCACTTCACCGGCCACGGCCAGGGGCGCACCCCGCGCCGGAGCGCGGCCGCGCTGCTCGCCGGGCAGTACGCCTCCCGGGTCCGCCCGCGCGGAATCTCCCCGCGCGAGCTCGCCGACCGGCTGGAACTCCTCCCGGACCAGGACACCCCGCGCGCGGAACCGGCGTACCGGCTGCGCGCCTTCGTACGGGACTGA
- a CDS encoding RICIN domain-containing protein → MSERTAPDGVYRVRNAASGLLLQVESGNRVCVGPDGEPAAARLWEITPVHSGGGIFHLVSVHNGKRLDVANASTESGSRVQVWKANAFGAQEWVVEEHLDDPGVVSLIAAISGLPLEADAEGRARQYEDTDSPAQWWRLEPV, encoded by the coding sequence ATGAGCGAGCGGACGGCGCCCGACGGCGTGTACCGGGTACGCAATGCGGCGAGCGGGCTGCTGCTCCAGGTGGAGAGCGGCAACCGGGTGTGCGTCGGGCCGGACGGCGAGCCGGCCGCGGCCCGGCTGTGGGAGATCACGCCGGTCCACAGCGGCGGCGGGATCTTCCACCTGGTCAGCGTCCACAACGGCAAGCGGCTCGACGTGGCGAACGCCTCGACGGAGAGCGGCAGCCGGGTCCAGGTGTGGAAGGCGAACGCCTTCGGGGCGCAGGAGTGGGTCGTCGAGGAGCACCTCGACGACCCGGGCGTCGTCTCACTGATCGCCGCGATCAGCGGCCTGCCGCTGGAGGCGGACGCGGAGGGCCGGGCCCGCCAGTACGAGGACACCGACTCACCGGCCCAGTGGTGGCGCCTGGAGCCGGTCTAG
- a CDS encoding aldo/keto reductase — translation MNQVPGIKLNNGTLMPQLGYGVWQVPDAEAEQAVATALEAGYRSIDTAAIYGNEVGTGKAVAASGVPREDLFVTTKLWNGKSETWGRDGVLREFDASLAKLGLDEIDLYLIHWPRPMRDDFLTIWKTFEEIAASGRAKAVGVSNFRPADLERLGAESSLVPAVNQIELHPLFPQDELRAVHARLGIATEAWSPLGQGKELLTLPAVAAIAGKHGRSAAQVVLRWHLQLGNVVIPKSVTPARIRENLDVFGFELDEADIAALDALGASAAGRRIGPDPAEFDF, via the coding sequence GTGAACCAGGTCCCCGGCATCAAGCTCAACAACGGCACGCTCATGCCCCAGCTCGGCTACGGCGTCTGGCAGGTCCCGGACGCGGAGGCGGAGCAGGCCGTCGCGACCGCGCTGGAGGCGGGCTACCGCAGCATCGACACGGCCGCCATCTACGGCAACGAGGTGGGCACCGGCAAGGCCGTCGCCGCCTCCGGGGTGCCGCGCGAGGATCTGTTCGTCACCACCAAGCTGTGGAACGGCAAGTCCGAGACCTGGGGCCGGGACGGCGTGCTGCGCGAGTTCGACGCCTCGCTGGCCAAGCTGGGCCTCGACGAGATCGACCTGTACCTGATCCACTGGCCGCGCCCGATGCGCGACGACTTCCTGACCATCTGGAAGACCTTCGAGGAGATCGCCGCGAGCGGCCGCGCCAAGGCCGTCGGCGTGTCGAACTTCCGCCCCGCCGATCTGGAGCGGCTCGGCGCGGAGAGCTCCCTGGTCCCGGCCGTGAACCAGATCGAGCTGCACCCGCTCTTCCCGCAGGACGAGCTGCGCGCCGTGCACGCCCGGCTCGGCATCGCCACCGAGGCCTGGTCCCCGCTCGGCCAGGGCAAGGAGCTCCTCACCCTGCCCGCCGTCGCCGCGATCGCCGGCAAGCACGGCCGCTCGGCCGCGCAGGTGGTGCTGCGCTGGCACCTGCAGCTCGGCAACGTCGTGATCCCCAAGTCCGTGACCCCCGCGCGGATCCGGGAGAACCTGGACGTCTTCGGCTTCGAGCTGGACGAAGCCGACATCGCCGCGCTGGACGCCCTGGGCGCGAGTGCGGCGGGCCGCCGGATCGGTCCCGACCCGGCCGAGTTCGACTTCTGA
- a CDS encoding ABC transporter ATP-binding protein: MSEHERDHVLEARGISVRFGGVRALTGVDLGIRAGEVCGLIGPNGAGKTTLFDVLSGIRRPDQGHMMLDGTDITRRSPVWRARHGMRRTFQRQQLFGQLSVADNVLVAQEWRGGGGGFAADLVASPTRRRKERERRERTARVLADCGIGALGDSYAGGLPVGRARMVELARAVADPPRVLLLDEPASGMSAPEREQLAAVVRRLAAEEGCAVLLVEHNVAFVMDLCTRVVVLDLGTVLAEGTAAEVRADARVREAYLGA, from the coding sequence ATGAGCGAGCACGAGCGCGACCACGTGCTGGAAGCCCGCGGCATCAGCGTCCGCTTCGGCGGGGTCAGGGCGCTGACCGGCGTCGACCTCGGGATCCGGGCCGGCGAGGTGTGCGGGCTGATCGGGCCGAACGGGGCCGGGAAGACCACGCTGTTCGACGTCCTGTCCGGGATCCGCCGCCCCGACCAGGGGCACATGATGCTCGACGGGACGGACATCACCCGCCGTTCGCCTGTCTGGCGGGCCCGGCACGGGATGCGCCGGACGTTCCAGCGCCAGCAGTTGTTCGGGCAGCTCAGCGTCGCGGACAACGTCCTCGTCGCGCAGGAGTGGCGGGGCGGGGGCGGAGGCTTCGCCGCCGATCTGGTCGCCTCGCCCACCCGGCGCCGCAAGGAGCGGGAGCGGCGGGAGCGGACCGCGCGGGTGCTCGCCGACTGCGGCATCGGCGCGCTCGGGGACTCGTACGCCGGCGGACTGCCGGTGGGACGGGCCCGGATGGTCGAGCTGGCCCGGGCCGTCGCCGATCCGCCCCGGGTGCTGCTGCTGGACGAACCCGCCTCGGGGATGTCCGCTCCCGAACGCGAGCAGCTGGCGGCGGTCGTGCGCCGGCTCGCCGCGGAGGAGGGCTGCGCGGTGCTGCTGGTCGAGCACAACGTGGCCTTCGTGATGGATCTCTGCACCCGGGTGGTCGTCCTGGACCTGGGAACGGTGCTCGCCGAGGGCACGGCCGCCGAGGTGCGGGCCGACGCACGGGTGCGGGAGGCGTACCTGGGGGCGTGA
- a CDS encoding ABC transporter permease subunit, translating into MGDLLAFVLSGLVSGALYALLATGLVLSYSASGLFNFAHGATAYLSALAFYELHSGLGWPAVPAALLVVLVLAPGLGWALDRLMFRRLARVGETAQIVATIGLLVALPAAGLWVVELLRDAGAPLEPAENQFGLPGVGPSPAQSWQLTADVGIDSDQLITWLATAAVAVALWVLMRHTRLGLRLRAAVDNRSLTELRGIDADRLSSVAWMIASGLAGLAGVLATPLLGLSAHDFTLFLFVSATAAVIGRFASVPLAFAGGLGLGVLQNLVVGYASFADSITGFRTAVPFLILFGGLLVLTRRARTAGTAAVDVAPVDHLAGASWGRRWGVWAGLGLALGIAFYTVTTPFWSGLLAQGLALALVFMSFTVVTGLGAMVSLAQGTFVTGAALVAGLLMSRGWPFVAALAVGTCVAAVLGALVALPALRLGGRSLALATLALAFLADQVLFQMRWLRNGDSGWSVPRPVVGPVDLSDDRALGVALVVVVALVAAGLSALRASPSGRAMLAVRSAPAAAMASGVSVLRTKLLLFTLSAGLAGFGGVLYASYNTRITATDFTAMTGLVWLAVVVAAGVRRPQYAVVAGLVFAVAPRVMADYVTESAHLPVILFGLAGLALANDPDGYCAAVPVRLAKRRAAALAGGAVGGRGNAGGRRDAGGVPSARVGGGGGEGPAGPSPTPPLPETGAPPRAPARKRRAGWNSAPPAFEARGSGGTGAPTSVGGGPAGRGPAHALELRGVTAGYDGGLVLHGVDLLVRKGEILAVLGPNGAGKSTACRVAAGALPVTGGTVHVGGRDATRDGAVGRSRAGVLLAPEGRGIFPSLSIEENLALYLKDPAERDAVYDRFPRLRERRTVPAGALSGGEQQMLALAPLLQRPPGVLIADEPSLGLAPRVVDEVYGLLTELRAAGTALLLVEEKAAEILGIADTVAYLSQGRVSWCGPRSEVEADRLTEAYLGMAT; encoded by the coding sequence ATGGGAGATCTGCTCGCCTTCGTACTGAGCGGTCTGGTGTCCGGCGCCCTGTACGCACTGCTCGCCACCGGGCTGGTGCTGTCGTACTCGGCGTCCGGGCTGTTCAACTTCGCGCACGGGGCCACCGCCTACCTGTCCGCGCTCGCCTTCTACGAACTCCACTCCGGGCTGGGCTGGCCGGCCGTCCCGGCGGCGCTGCTGGTGGTCCTCGTCCTGGCGCCCGGACTCGGCTGGGCACTGGACCGGCTGATGTTCCGCCGGCTCGCGCGGGTCGGCGAGACGGCGCAGATCGTGGCCACCATCGGCCTGCTGGTGGCCCTGCCCGCGGCCGGCCTGTGGGTGGTGGAACTGCTGCGGGACGCGGGCGCTCCGCTCGAGCCGGCGGAGAACCAGTTCGGGCTGCCCGGGGTGGGACCGAGCCCCGCGCAGTCCTGGCAGCTCACCGCCGACGTGGGCATCGACTCCGACCAGCTGATCACCTGGCTGGCCACGGCCGCGGTGGCGGTGGCCCTGTGGGTGCTGATGCGACACACCCGGCTCGGGCTGCGGCTGCGCGCGGCCGTCGACAACCGCTCGCTCACCGAGCTGCGCGGGATCGACGCCGACCGGCTGTCCTCGGTGGCGTGGATGATCGCCTCGGGACTGGCCGGGCTGGCGGGGGTGCTGGCGACACCGCTGCTCGGGCTGTCCGCGCACGACTTCACCCTGTTCCTGTTCGTGTCCGCCACGGCCGCGGTGATCGGACGGTTCGCCTCCGTACCGCTCGCGTTCGCGGGCGGGCTGGGGCTGGGGGTGCTGCAGAACCTGGTCGTCGGCTACGCCTCGTTCGCCGACTCCATCACCGGGTTCAGGACGGCCGTGCCCTTCCTGATCCTGTTCGGAGGGCTCCTCGTACTCACCCGTCGGGCCCGGACCGCCGGGACCGCCGCCGTGGACGTGGCCCCGGTGGATCACCTGGCCGGGGCCTCGTGGGGTCGGCGGTGGGGGGTGTGGGCCGGCCTGGGCCTGGCGCTGGGCATCGCGTTCTACACCGTGACCACGCCGTTCTGGAGCGGGCTCCTCGCCCAGGGGCTCGCGCTGGCCCTGGTGTTCATGTCCTTCACCGTGGTCACCGGGCTCGGCGCGATGGTGTCCCTGGCCCAGGGCACCTTCGTGACCGGGGCCGCGCTGGTGGCCGGGCTGCTGATGAGCCGCGGCTGGCCGTTCGTGGCGGCACTGGCGGTCGGGACCTGCGTGGCCGCCGTGCTGGGAGCGCTGGTCGCACTGCCCGCGCTGCGGCTCGGCGGGCGGTCCCTGGCACTGGCGACGCTGGCGCTGGCCTTCCTCGCGGACCAGGTGCTGTTCCAGATGCGGTGGCTGCGCAACGGGGACTCGGGGTGGTCCGTGCCGCGCCCGGTCGTCGGTCCGGTGGACCTCTCCGACGACCGGGCGCTGGGGGTGGCCCTGGTGGTCGTGGTCGCCCTGGTCGCGGCCGGCCTCAGCGCGCTGCGGGCCTCCCCTTCGGGCCGGGCGATGCTCGCCGTACGGTCGGCCCCCGCGGCCGCGATGGCCTCCGGGGTGTCCGTGCTGCGGACGAAGCTGCTGCTGTTCACCCTGTCGGCGGGGCTGGCGGGGTTCGGGGGCGTGCTGTATGCCTCGTACAACACCCGCATCACCGCCACGGACTTCACGGCGATGACCGGGCTGGTGTGGCTGGCGGTGGTCGTCGCGGCGGGGGTCCGCCGGCCCCAGTACGCGGTGGTGGCGGGGCTGGTCTTCGCCGTCGCTCCGCGGGTGATGGCGGACTACGTGACGGAGTCGGCGCACCTGCCGGTGATCCTGTTCGGGCTGGCGGGTCTGGCCCTGGCCAACGACCCGGACGGCTACTGCGCGGCCGTCCCGGTCCGGTTGGCGAAGCGCCGGGCGGCAGCCCTGGCCGGCGGGGCGGTCGGGGGCCGGGGGAATGCCGGGGGCCGGAGGGACGCCGGGGGTGTTCCCTCGGCCCGGGTCGGCGGCGGGGGGGGGGAAGGCCCCGCGGGGCCTTCCCCCACCCCGCCCCTTCCCGAAACCGGGGCTCCGCCCCGGGCCCCGGCCCGCAAACGCCGGGCGGGCTGGAATTCAGCCCCGCCGGCGTTCGAGGCGCGGGGGTCCGGAGGGACCGGGGCGCCGACCTCGGTGGGGGGTGGCCCCGCGGGGAGGGGACCCGCGCACGCCCTGGAGCTGCGCGGCGTGACCGCCGGGTACGACGGCGGGCTCGTGCTGCACGGTGTGGACCTCCTCGTCCGCAAGGGGGAGATCCTCGCGGTGCTCGGCCCGAACGGAGCCGGCAAGAGCACCGCCTGCCGGGTGGCGGCCGGCGCGCTGCCCGTCACCGGCGGGACCGTCCACGTCGGCGGCCGCGACGCCACCCGCGACGGAGCCGTGGGCCGCTCCCGGGCCGGGGTACTGCTCGCGCCCGAGGGCAGGGGGATCTTCCCCTCCCTCAGCATCGAGGAGAACCTGGCCCTGTACCTGAAGGACCCGGCCGAACGCGATGCCGTCTACGACCGGTTCCCCCGGCTCCGCGAGCGCCGTACCGTCCCCGCCGGGGCGTTGTCGGGCGGGGAGCAGCAGATGCTGGCCCTGGCACCGCTGTTGCAGCGGCCGCCCGGGGTGCTCATCGCGGACGAGCCCTCGCTGGGGCTCGCACCGCGCGTGGTGGACGAGGTGTACGGGCTGCTCACCGAGCTCCGCGCCGCCGGGACCGCGCTGCTGCTCGTGGAGGAGAAGGCGGCCGAGATCCTCGGGATCGCCGACACCGTCGCCTATCTCTCCCAGGGCCGTGTCTCCTGGTGCGGCCCTCGCTCCGAGGTGGAGGCGGACCGGCTGACCGAGGCCTATCTGGGGATGGCGACATGA